A single Curtobacterium sp. MCSS17_015 DNA region contains:
- a CDS encoding excalibur calcium-binding domain-containing protein, with protein MKTIRTLGVTTLALALTLGGVVGTATSASAAPKTYANCTAVNKVYSGGIAKKSVTKNKVTSAGKTSYRALKGTVKKDDALYNANKKMDRDADGIACEKS; from the coding sequence GTGAAGACCATCCGCACCCTCGGCGTCACCACCCTCGCGCTCGCGCTCACCCTCGGCGGTGTCGTCGGCACCGCCACCAGCGCCTCCGCCGCGCCGAAGACCTACGCCAACTGCACGGCCGTCAACAAGGTGTACTCGGGCGGCATCGCCAAGAAGTCCGTCACGAAGAACAAGGTGACCTCCGCCGGCAAGACGTCGTACCGAGCGCTCAAGGGCACCGTGAAGAAGGACGACGCGCTCTACAACGCGAACAAGAAGATGGACCGCGATGCCGACGGGATCGCCTGCGAGAAGAGCTGA
- the epsC gene encoding serine O-acetyltransferase EpsC, with protein sequence MTTAPRRGVLRTVREDLAAARRGDPAARGDLENAIVYSGLHAIWSHRVAHRLWHARALPGSRTAARILAQATRTVTGIEIHPGARIGRRFFIDHGMGVVIGETAVIGDDVLVFHGVTLGGRGGGPGPGSKRHPTVGDRVVLGAGSALIGGITVGDDSVVGAGTVVTKDVPAASVVTGVAGTARPRSGGEGVPEL encoded by the coding sequence GTGACGACGGCTCCACGCCGCGGCGTGCTGCGGACCGTCCGGGAGGACCTGGCCGCCGCACGTCGCGGTGACCCCGCTGCGCGCGGGGACCTCGAGAACGCGATCGTCTACTCGGGCCTGCACGCGATCTGGTCGCACCGCGTCGCGCACCGCCTGTGGCACGCCCGTGCGCTGCCCGGCTCGCGGACCGCGGCCCGCATCCTGGCGCAGGCCACGCGCACGGTGACGGGGATCGAGATCCACCCCGGCGCCCGGATCGGTCGTCGGTTCTTCATCGACCACGGCATGGGTGTGGTCATCGGCGAGACCGCCGTCATCGGCGACGACGTCCTCGTCTTCCACGGTGTGACGCTCGGCGGTCGCGGCGGAGGCCCGGGGCCGGGTTCCAAGCGGCACCCGACGGTGGGCGACCGGGTCGTCCTCGGCGCCGGTTCGGCGCTCATCGGCGGGATCACCGTCGGCGACGACTCCGTCGTCGGTGCGGGCACGGTCGTGACGAAGGACGTCCCGGCGGCCTCCGTCGTGACGGGGGTCGCCGGGACGGCACGGCCGCGGTCGGGCGGCGAGGGTGTGCCGGAGCTCTGA
- the cysK gene encoding cysteine synthase A, which produces MTGTIYDDITQAFGNTPLVRLNRLPQEGGAEVLAKLEFYNPGASVKDRLGVAIIDAAEESGDLKPGGTIVEGSSGNTGIALALVGAARGYRVIVTMPETMSVERRAVMRAYGAEIVLTPGSEGMKGAVARAGQIVDETPGAILAHQFETTANAAIHRRTTAQEILRDTEEHVDVFVAGVGTGGTITGVGQVLKERVPGVQIVAVEPADSPLLTKGTAGPHKIAGIGANFVPEVLDRSVIDEVIDVELDDALRVARALATEEGILSGISSGAIIHAALQVAARPENAGKRIVAIVCDTGERYLSTVLFEGLTA; this is translated from the coding sequence ATGACCGGCACCATCTACGACGACATCACGCAGGCCTTCGGCAACACGCCCCTCGTGCGGCTGAACCGACTGCCGCAGGAGGGCGGGGCCGAGGTCCTCGCCAAGCTCGAGTTCTACAACCCCGGCGCGAGCGTGAAGGACCGCCTCGGCGTCGCCATCATCGACGCGGCCGAGGAGTCCGGTGACCTGAAGCCCGGCGGCACCATCGTCGAGGGTTCGTCCGGCAACACCGGCATCGCGCTGGCCCTCGTGGGCGCGGCCCGTGGGTACCGGGTCATCGTGACGATGCCCGAGACCATGAGTGTCGAGCGCCGCGCGGTGATGCGTGCCTACGGCGCCGAGATCGTGCTGACGCCGGGTTCCGAGGGCATGAAGGGCGCCGTCGCCCGGGCCGGACAGATCGTCGACGAGACTCCGGGCGCGATCCTCGCCCACCAGTTCGAGACGACGGCCAACGCCGCCATCCACCGCAGGACCACCGCGCAGGAGATCCTCCGCGACACCGAGGAGCACGTCGACGTGTTCGTCGCGGGTGTCGGCACCGGCGGGACCATCACCGGTGTCGGCCAGGTGCTCAAGGAGCGTGTGCCCGGCGTGCAGATCGTCGCCGTGGAGCCCGCGGACTCGCCCCTCCTCACGAAGGGGACCGCCGGTCCGCACAAGATCGCGGGCATCGGGGCGAACTTCGTCCCGGAGGTCCTCGACCGCTCGGTCATCGACGAGGTCATCGACGTCGAGCTCGACGACGCGCTCCGGGTCGCCCGTGCGCTCGCGACGGAAGAGGGCATCCTGTCCGGCATCTCCTCGGGCGCGATCATCCACGCGGCGCTGCAGGTCGCAGCCCGGCCCGAGAACGCGGGCAAGCGGATCGTCGCGATCGTCTGCGACACGGGGGAGCGCTACCTGTCCACGGTGCTCTTCGAGGGGCTCACTGCGTGA
- a CDS encoding dipeptidase — protein MDLDASTFPVIDGHNDLPWERRDTHASGVDGIDSETDSLHTDLPKLRAGGVVGQFWSVYVPVEEPDPVRTTLQQIDLVHRMVERYPDDLALARTADEVRAAVASGRIASLLGAEGGHSIGDDLAVLRDFARLGVRYMTLTHNDDTPWADSATGERAHGGLTDRGREVVAEMERIGMLVDLSHTAPSTMRDTLDVATRPVVFSHSSTVALDDHPRNVPDDVLGRLSDNGGVVMITFVPAFVSRAWADWEQAGSVGELPLVTVSDVADHVDHAREVAGAAHIGLGGDYDGTPVLPPDLRDVSRYPSLADELRRRGWGGADLRALAGGNVLRVLEATDDRFARTALVR, from the coding sequence ATGGACCTCGACGCCTCCACCTTCCCCGTCATCGACGGCCACAACGACCTGCCGTGGGAGCGTCGTGACACGCACGCGTCCGGTGTCGACGGCATCGACTCGGAGACCGACTCGCTCCACACCGACCTGCCGAAGCTCCGCGCCGGCGGCGTCGTCGGGCAGTTCTGGTCGGTCTACGTGCCCGTCGAGGAGCCCGACCCCGTCCGGACCACGCTCCAGCAGATCGACCTCGTGCACCGGATGGTCGAGCGGTACCCGGACGACCTCGCCCTCGCGCGCACGGCCGACGAGGTGCGAGCCGCGGTCGCCTCGGGGCGGATCGCCTCGCTGCTCGGTGCCGAGGGCGGGCACTCCATCGGCGACGACCTGGCCGTCCTCCGCGACTTCGCACGGCTCGGGGTCCGGTACATGACCCTGACGCACAACGACGACACCCCGTGGGCCGACTCCGCGACGGGCGAGCGGGCGCACGGCGGCCTGACCGACCGTGGACGCGAGGTCGTCGCCGAGATGGAGCGCATCGGCATGCTCGTCGACCTGTCGCACACCGCGCCGAGCACCATGCGGGACACCCTCGACGTCGCCACCCGCCCGGTCGTGTTCAGCCACTCGTCGACCGTCGCCCTCGACGACCACCCCCGGAACGTACCCGACGACGTGCTCGGACGGCTGAGCGACAACGGCGGGGTGGTCATGATCACCTTCGTGCCCGCGTTCGTGTCCCGTGCCTGGGCCGACTGGGAGCAGGCGGGATCGGTGGGTGAGCTGCCGCTCGTCACGGTGTCGGACGTCGCGGACCACGTCGACCACGCCAGGGAGGTCGCCGGTGCAGCGCACATCGGCCTCGGCGGCGACTACGACGGCACCCCGGTGCTGCCCCCGGACCTGCGGGACGTGTCGCGGTACCCGTCGCTCGCCGACGAGCTGCGCCGCCGGGGGTGGGGTGGCGCCGACCTGCGGGCGCTGGCGGGCGGCAACGTGCTGCGTGTGCTCGAGGCCACCGACGACCGTTTCGCGCGGACCGCTCTCGTCCGCTGA
- a CDS encoding putative sulfate exporter family transporter, with amino-acid sequence MTNATVRPLDRAAALVPGLALATGIAVVATVIGRLLPVVGAPVSGVLIGAVIGTIRRPGALFRPGISTASRTVLQSAVVLLGAQLSLAQVARAGVESLPVMLGTLAVCLLAAWGIGRALGVVGNLRTLIGVGTGICGASAIAAVTPVIGAVSIEVAYAVSTIFLFNVAAVVVFPVVGHALGMSQHAFGLFAGTAVNDTSSVVAAASTYGPGAADFAVVVKLVRTLMIIPVVLVLAWLVGRRTSPGTAPADGVALDGPTVPSPTPARWSPRRVFRLVPWFLIGFVLVAAVNSTGLVPGPAHPVIAAVAAFLITVALSAIGLSTDVAGFRRAGLRPVLLGGSLWIVVSVSSLGLQALTGSI; translated from the coding sequence GTGACGAATGCGACCGTGCGCCCGCTCGACCGTGCCGCAGCGCTCGTGCCCGGTCTCGCGCTCGCGACCGGCATCGCCGTGGTCGCCACGGTCATCGGCCGTCTCCTGCCCGTCGTCGGCGCCCCGGTCAGCGGGGTCCTCATCGGCGCGGTCATCGGCACGATCCGTCGTCCGGGTGCGCTGTTCCGCCCCGGCATCTCGACGGCGAGCAGGACGGTCCTGCAGTCCGCGGTGGTGCTGCTCGGTGCCCAGCTGTCCCTGGCGCAGGTGGCGCGTGCCGGGGTGGAGTCGCTGCCGGTCATGCTCGGCACCCTCGCCGTCTGCCTGCTCGCAGCGTGGGGGATCGGTCGCGCCCTGGGCGTCGTCGGCAACCTCCGGACCCTGATCGGAGTCGGGACGGGGATCTGCGGAGCCTCCGCGATCGCCGCCGTGACCCCCGTGATCGGTGCCGTGTCGATCGAGGTGGCCTACGCGGTGTCGACGATCTTCCTGTTCAACGTGGCCGCGGTCGTCGTCTTCCCCGTGGTGGGGCACGCGCTGGGGATGAGCCAGCACGCGTTCGGTCTGTTCGCGGGCACGGCGGTGAACGACACCTCGTCGGTCGTCGCCGCGGCGAGCACCTACGGTCCCGGTGCGGCCGACTTCGCGGTCGTCGTGAAGCTCGTGCGCACCCTGATGATCATCCCGGTCGTCCTCGTCCTGGCGTGGCTCGTGGGTCGGCGGACGAGCCCCGGCACCGCTCCGGCCGACGGCGTCGCCCTCGACGGTCCAACCGTGCCGAGCCCCACACCCGCGCGCTGGTCGCCGCGCCGGGTGTTCCGCCTCGTGCCCTGGTTCCTGATCGGCTTCGTGCTGGTCGCCGCCGTGAACTCCACCGGTCTGGTCCCCGGTCCGGCGCACCCGGTCATCGCCGCGGTCGCCGCATTCCTCATCACCGTCGCGCTGAGCGCCATCGGTCTGTCCACCGACGTCGCCGGGTTCCGCCGGGCCGGGCTCCGCCCGGTGCTGCTCGGCGGGTCGCTGTGGATCGTGGTCTCGGTGTCGAGCCTCGGGCTGCAGGCCCTCACCGGCAGCATCTGA
- a CDS encoding SRPBCC family protein, producing MSAAVRIVTDLPVPPERAFALSLDIGAHLRSMAASGEQAVAGRTSGTIGLGETVTWRARHLGVVWRMTSRITVLEAPCAFVDEQVRGPFARFRHEHRFEPTAEGTRMIDELTFRAPLGVLGRVAEGLVLRRYLRTLIVERNQSLASELRVASDDRQDPASSPSVS from the coding sequence ATGAGCGCTGCCGTCCGGATCGTGACCGACCTGCCGGTGCCACCGGAGCGTGCCTTCGCACTGTCCCTCGACATCGGCGCGCACCTGCGGTCGATGGCAGCGAGCGGCGAGCAAGCCGTCGCCGGACGTACCAGCGGCACGATCGGGCTGGGCGAGACCGTGACGTGGCGAGCCCGCCACCTCGGCGTCGTCTGGCGGATGACGAGCCGGATCACCGTCCTGGAGGCACCTTGCGCGTTCGTCGACGAACAGGTGCGCGGGCCGTTCGCCCGGTTCCGGCACGAGCACCGGTTCGAGCCCACGGCCGAGGGGACACGGATGATCGACGAGCTCACGTTCCGCGCGCCCCTCGGTGTGCTCGGGCGGGTCGCCGAGGGGCTCGTGCTCCGCCGCTACCTCCGGACGCTCATCGTGGAGCGGAACCAATCGCTGGCGTCCGAGCTGCGCGTGGCGTCCGACGACCGTCAGGACCCGGCGAGTTCCCCGAGCGTGTCGTAG
- a CDS encoding SIS domain-containing protein, giving the protein MTAPDVRGRIDRVWERLSPAERRVAAMIRHDPELLLVGTSAQLAAESGTSKATVSRLVRSLGFQDAAEVRQNLMSARGTGLPWAAEDAAHVDQRAVEARNLDAAFASLARADRPRLARRVMRARRVLVFGERGAYPIALQLRAQLAQVRPDVRIGPSPGQRLGEEVADLDRRDLVFIVTVRRHAAGVDRVVRHCVGTGADVVVLGDPTAALIAAPATTAVLCPVDSPSAFDSMAALFAVVAAITNDVYEAAGPAGRTRVDAVANAYDTLGELAGS; this is encoded by the coding sequence GTGACCGCCCCCGACGTCCGCGGACGCATCGACCGGGTGTGGGAGCGGCTCTCGCCCGCCGAACGGCGGGTCGCCGCGATGATCCGACACGATCCTGAGCTGCTGCTCGTCGGGACCTCCGCGCAGCTCGCCGCGGAGTCCGGGACCTCCAAGGCGACCGTGTCACGGCTCGTCCGGTCCCTGGGTTTCCAGGACGCGGCCGAGGTCCGGCAGAACCTCATGTCGGCCCGCGGCACCGGCCTGCCATGGGCTGCGGAGGACGCCGCCCACGTCGACCAGCGTGCGGTGGAGGCCCGGAACCTGGACGCAGCCTTCGCCTCGCTCGCGCGGGCCGACCGACCTCGTCTCGCCCGACGGGTGATGCGTGCCCGACGAGTCCTGGTGTTCGGCGAGCGTGGTGCCTACCCGATCGCCCTGCAGCTCCGGGCGCAACTCGCGCAGGTGCGGCCGGACGTCCGCATCGGTCCCTCGCCCGGGCAGCGCCTCGGCGAAGAGGTCGCCGACCTCGACCGGCGCGACCTCGTGTTCATCGTCACGGTCCGGCGGCACGCGGCCGGCGTCGACCGCGTGGTCCGGCACTGCGTCGGGACGGGCGCGGACGTCGTCGTGCTCGGCGATCCGACGGCGGCGCTGATCGCGGCACCGGCCACGACCGCCGTGCTGTGTCCGGTCGACTCGCCCTCGGCGTTCGACTCGATGGCGGCCCTGTTCGCCGTCGTCGCCGCGATCACGAACGACGTCTACGAGGCCGCGGGCCCGGCCGGACGGACCAGGGTCGACGCCGTCGCGAACGCCTACGACACGCTCGGGGAACTCGCCGGGTCCTGA
- a CDS encoding allantoate amidohydrolase has translation MSAAVRTSVATERARTAADTIVARCDELAALTETPGRITRVYLSPEHARANETVGAWMRDAGLRTWQDAAGNLHGRAAGSTPDAPVLLLGSHLDTVVDAGRYDGVVGVLMAIEVVARLVDDHGALPFALEVIAFSDEEGTRFGKALLGSSAVAGVWDESWWDLADAHGTTLRSAFESFGLDPRRVTEAAVAPASLVGYLEAHIEQGPSLEQAGQALGVVTSIASARRFTVQAVGEARHAGGTPYERRHDALLAAAEAALAVERICRAEQHIGTVGTMVVEPGAVNVVPGLATFTVDLRGEFDDGRDRVWDDIADAFRQIGERRGVVVTPTEVHRAPAVFCAPRLMDAIRAGIVATGEPTPLELFSRAGHDAMSLGLVTDVAMLFLRNPDGISHHPDEFVSADDVALGVDALTAAIERLAHEHRLGDEVDA, from the coding sequence ATGAGCGCCGCCGTGCGGACGTCGGTCGCGACGGAGCGGGCGCGGACGGCAGCGGACACGATCGTCGCCCGCTGCGACGAACTCGCCGCCCTCACCGAGACGCCCGGGCGCATCACCCGCGTGTACCTGTCACCCGAGCACGCCCGTGCGAACGAGACCGTCGGCGCGTGGATGCGCGACGCCGGGCTGCGCACCTGGCAGGACGCCGCCGGCAACCTGCACGGACGAGCGGCGGGATCGACGCCGGACGCCCCGGTCCTCCTGCTCGGGTCGCACCTCGACACCGTGGTGGACGCGGGGCGGTACGACGGCGTCGTCGGGGTCCTCATGGCGATCGAGGTCGTCGCCCGCCTGGTCGACGACCACGGCGCGCTGCCGTTCGCACTCGAGGTCATCGCCTTCTCGGACGAAGAGGGCACCCGGTTCGGCAAGGCGTTGCTCGGCTCCTCCGCGGTCGCCGGCGTGTGGGACGAGTCGTGGTGGGACCTCGCGGACGCGCACGGCACCACGCTCCGGTCCGCCTTCGAGTCCTTCGGTCTCGACCCGCGGCGCGTCACCGAGGCCGCCGTGGCCCCGGCATCGCTCGTCGGCTACCTCGAGGCGCACATCGAACAGGGCCCGTCCCTGGAGCAGGCCGGCCAGGCGCTCGGCGTCGTCACGAGCATCGCGAGTGCCCGTCGCTTCACGGTGCAGGCGGTCGGTGAGGCTCGGCACGCCGGCGGCACGCCCTACGAACGCCGCCACGACGCCCTGCTCGCCGCCGCCGAAGCAGCACTCGCCGTGGAGCGGATCTGCCGTGCGGAGCAGCACATCGGCACCGTCGGGACCATGGTGGTCGAGCCCGGAGCCGTCAACGTGGTCCCGGGCCTCGCGACGTTCACGGTCGACCTCCGCGGGGAGTTCGACGACGGACGCGACCGGGTGTGGGACGACATCGCCGACGCCTTCCGGCAGATCGGGGAGCGCCGCGGGGTCGTCGTCACCCCCACCGAGGTGCACCGTGCCCCCGCGGTCTTCTGCGCACCACGGCTCATGGACGCGATCCGCGCCGGCATCGTCGCCACCGGCGAACCGACACCGCTGGAACTGTTCTCACGCGCCGGCCACGACGCGATGTCCCTCGGCCTCGTCACCGACGTCGCGATGCTGTTCCTCCGCAACCCCGACGGCATCAGTCACCACCCGGATGAGTTCGTCTCGGCCGACGACGTCGCGCTCGGGGTCGACGCGCTCACCGCGGCGATCGAGCGTCTCGCACACGAGCACCGCCTCGGTGACGAGGTCGACGCGTGA
- a CDS encoding alanine--glyoxylate aminotransferase family protein gives MHPVNPPTRLLMGPGPITADPRVLRALSTPLVGQYDPWMTETMNQTQELYRQVLGTRNDATVLVDGTSRAGIEAALVSLLAPGDSVLVPVFGRFGHLLAEIAGRAGATVHTIETEWGQVFPTSVIEAAIARVRPKVLAIVQGDTSTTMNQPLDELGAVCDRYGVLFYTDVTASVGGNPLEVDAWGIDAVSAGLQKCLGGPSGSAPLSLSPAAVAVLDARRSVEAGIREPGDDVSDDPIRSNYLDLAMIIDYWGPRRLNHHTEAASMLYAANECARILLEEGRDAVVERHALAGRAMLDGVRGLGLTVFGDVDHKMHNVVAVEIPDEVHGDAVRAAMLEDHGIEIGTSFGPLHGRVWRIGTMGYNARKDTVVTTLAALEQCLRRGGKTVPQGGGVDAALDVYAAAADGAPTTVPTVPTATATATATDASAPVAAGAPA, from the coding sequence ATGCATCCCGTCAACCCACCCACCCGGCTGCTCATGGGGCCGGGTCCGATCACCGCCGACCCCCGCGTGCTCCGCGCCCTGTCCACGCCGCTCGTCGGCCAGTACGACCCGTGGATGACCGAGACGATGAACCAGACGCAGGAGCTGTACCGGCAGGTGCTCGGGACGCGGAACGACGCCACCGTCCTGGTCGACGGCACCTCGCGCGCCGGCATCGAGGCGGCACTCGTGTCGCTGCTGGCCCCCGGGGACTCCGTGCTCGTCCCGGTCTTCGGGCGCTTCGGGCACCTCCTGGCCGAGATCGCCGGACGGGCGGGCGCGACCGTGCACACCATCGAGACGGAGTGGGGGCAGGTCTTCCCGACCTCGGTCATCGAGGCCGCCATCGCCCGCGTCCGGCCCAAGGTCCTGGCGATCGTGCAGGGGGACACCTCGACGACGATGAACCAGCCGCTCGACGAACTCGGGGCGGTCTGCGACCGGTACGGCGTGCTCTTCTACACGGACGTCACCGCCTCGGTGGGTGGCAACCCGCTCGAGGTCGACGCGTGGGGGATCGACGCCGTCAGCGCCGGGCTGCAGAAGTGCCTCGGCGGACCCTCCGGCAGTGCGCCACTGTCCCTCTCCCCGGCGGCGGTCGCCGTGCTGGACGCGCGCCGGAGCGTCGAGGCCGGCATCCGCGAGCCCGGTGACGACGTGTCCGACGACCCGATCCGGTCGAACTACCTCGACCTCGCGATGATCATCGACTACTGGGGTCCCCGACGCCTCAACCACCACACCGAGGCGGCGTCGATGCTCTACGCGGCGAACGAGTGTGCCCGCATCCTGCTCGAGGAGGGCCGTGACGCCGTCGTCGAGCGGCACGCACTGGCCGGACGAGCGATGCTGGACGGAGTCCGCGGGCTCGGCCTGACGGTGTTCGGTGACGTCGACCACAAGATGCACAACGTCGTCGCGGTCGAGATCCCCGACGAGGTGCACGGGGACGCCGTCCGCGCTGCGATGCTCGAGGACCACGGGATCGAGATCGGGACCTCGTTCGGCCCCCTGCACGGCCGCGTGTGGCGGATCGGGACGATGGGCTACAACGCGCGGAAGGACACGGTCGTGACGACGCTCGCCGCCCTCGAACAGTGCCTGCGGCGCGGCGGGAAGACCGTGCCGCAGGGTGGCGGCGTCGACGCGGCGCTCGACGTGTACGCCGCGGCAGCCGACGGGGCCCCGACCACGGTGCCGACCGTTCCCACGGCCACGGCCACGGCCACGGCCACGGACGCGTCGGCACCCGTCGCCGCGGGAGCGCCCGCATGA
- a CDS encoding AtzH-like domain-containing protein, whose product MRLRGTWPDGLELAFHAYENALVRDDTAVLDALFESGPDTLRADGAGLLRGHDRISAFRSTRGGVARRELVGVDVQRLAPDVVLVVGESRFVDGGSGVQTQLWRRTDGTWRIRAAHVTSRAVALDRSVWRVVGDPLVHGADVGGSDVSAQVVGADVAGSGAVQIDRPLAGLRVAVKDLFAVRGQVIGAGNPAWESTAPVQAVHAPAVSTLLDAGADVIGIARTDEFAYALAGQNAHHGGPPNGADPERISGGSTSGPASAVALGLADVGLGTDTAGSIRVPASYQGLWGLRTTRGLVSRDGVLPLAQSFDTVGWLTRRLDTLRAVATGSLGPAVAALEPSLLVCDALLAAADPATRRAFEDWLARTGRDVGPVELPDLDDLAETLRIVQGAEAHRNHGAWVAAHPGVLGADVAERFAAAAAITAEHEARARDGLHRFRAAVRSAVGGHALVLPTVPGPAPLRTADRPAVLATRRATLRMTSVAGIGGLPAVSAPFLTVHRAPVGVSLVGSAGSDVALVDLAAHLAAATAP is encoded by the coding sequence GTGCGACTGAGGGGGACCTGGCCGGACGGTCTGGAGCTCGCGTTCCATGCCTACGAGAACGCCCTGGTGCGGGACGACACCGCGGTGCTCGACGCACTGTTCGAGTCAGGGCCGGACACCCTCAGGGCCGACGGGGCCGGGCTGCTCCGCGGGCACGACCGCATCAGCGCGTTCCGGTCGACCCGGGGTGGTGTCGCCCGCCGTGAACTCGTCGGCGTCGACGTCCAGCGACTCGCTCCGGACGTCGTCCTCGTCGTTGGGGAGTCCCGGTTCGTCGACGGGGGGAGCGGGGTGCAGACGCAGCTCTGGCGCCGGACCGACGGGACCTGGCGGATCCGAGCCGCGCACGTCACGAGCCGCGCGGTGGCCCTCGACCGGTCGGTGTGGCGCGTGGTCGGCGACCCCCTCGTCCATGGTGCCGACGTCGGCGGCTCCGATGTCAGCGCTCAGGTCGTCGGCGCTGACGTCGCCGGCTCGGGTGCCGTGCAGATCGATCGACCGCTCGCCGGGCTCCGGGTCGCCGTGAAGGACCTGTTCGCGGTCCGCGGTCAGGTGATCGGTGCCGGCAACCCCGCGTGGGAGTCCACAGCGCCCGTCCAGGCGGTGCACGCCCCGGCCGTCTCGACGCTGTTGGACGCCGGGGCCGACGTCATCGGGATCGCGCGCACGGACGAGTTCGCGTACGCGCTCGCCGGACAGAACGCCCACCACGGTGGTCCGCCGAACGGGGCCGATCCGGAGCGCATCAGCGGCGGCTCGACGTCCGGTCCGGCGAGCGCCGTGGCGCTGGGCCTGGCCGACGTCGGACTCGGCACGGACACCGCCGGCAGCATCCGTGTGCCCGCCTCCTACCAGGGGCTGTGGGGCCTGCGGACGACGCGCGGCCTCGTGTCACGCGACGGCGTGCTGCCACTCGCGCAGAGCTTCGACACGGTCGGATGGCTGACACGACGGCTCGACACCCTCCGAGCGGTCGCGACCGGGTCACTCGGTCCCGCTGTGGCAGCCCTCGAGCCGTCGTTGCTCGTCTGCGACGCCCTCCTCGCGGCCGCCGACCCCGCCACCCGGCGTGCGTTCGAGGACTGGCTGGCGCGGACGGGGCGGGACGTCGGACCGGTGGAGCTGCCGGACCTCGACGACCTCGCCGAGACGCTGCGGATCGTGCAGGGCGCCGAGGCGCACCGCAACCACGGGGCGTGGGTCGCCGCACACCCCGGCGTCCTGGGAGCCGACGTCGCCGAACGCTTCGCCGCAGCTGCCGCGATCACGGCGGAGCACGAGGCCAGGGCGCGGGACGGCCTGCACCGGTTCCGGGCCGCGGTGCGTTCGGCGGTGGGTGGTCACGCACTGGTGCTCCCGACGGTGCCGGGTCCCGCGCCGCTCCGGACGGCCGACCGTCCGGCGGTGCTCGCCACGCGACGGGCGACCCTCCGGATGACGTCGGTCGCGGGGATCGGCGGGCTCCCGGCGGTGAGTGCTCCGTTCCTGACCGTGCACAGGGCGCCCGTGGGTGTCTCCCTGGTCGGGTCCGCCGGTTCGGACGTCGCGCTCGTCGACCTCGCAGCGCACCTCGCCGCTGCAACAGCACCGTAA
- a CDS encoding acetamidase/formamidase family protein, with translation MPDALVEAAVHLGSTPDDVLWGQLPSRTDVAVRTVTPGTVVTIDTLSHEGLLADQGSDPVAFFGRHGVAPDGVLPDAVDVARQLTRDAADGPHLVSRPIGVQGAEPGDVVSVTVLAAVPRVPYGVISNRHGRGALPGELPRGDDPVSVFADVVTRDGVDLGRLPVVEGGLRVVTFPLRPFPGIVGVTVDSDVRPHSVPPGPHGGNVDIALLTAGSTLHLPVQMPGAGVYVGDPHFAQGDGEVALTAMEASLRLTLRLDLVPRALALARFGELVGPLAETTEFLVPTGMDADLDDAVRRCVRAAITLLRARWGVEEHLAYAYLSAATDFRISQVVDLVCGVHATVRKSDFQAVPTCD, from the coding sequence GTGCCTGACGCGCTCGTCGAAGCCGCCGTGCACCTCGGCTCGACGCCCGACGACGTCCTCTGGGGACAACTGCCGAGTCGCACCGACGTCGCCGTCCGCACCGTCACCCCCGGGACGGTGGTGACGATCGACACCCTCAGCCACGAGGGTCTGCTGGCCGACCAGGGCTCGGACCCCGTCGCGTTCTTCGGGCGGCACGGTGTCGCGCCGGACGGCGTCCTGCCCGACGCGGTCGACGTCGCCCGTCAGCTGACCCGCGATGCCGCCGACGGCCCCCACCTCGTCTCGCGCCCGATCGGCGTCCAGGGCGCCGAACCCGGTGACGTCGTGTCGGTCACGGTCCTGGCGGCCGTCCCGCGGGTGCCGTACGGGGTCATCTCCAACCGGCACGGCCGCGGTGCGCTGCCCGGAGAACTCCCACGCGGTGACGACCCGGTCTCGGTGTTCGCGGACGTCGTGACCCGCGACGGCGTCGACCTCGGTCGGCTGCCGGTGGTCGAGGGCGGGCTCCGCGTCGTGACGTTCCCGCTCCGTCCGTTCCCCGGCATCGTCGGGGTGACGGTCGACAGCGACGTCCGGCCGCACTCCGTCCCGCCCGGGCCGCACGGCGGGAACGTCGACATCGCGCTGCTCACCGCGGGCTCCACGCTGCACCTGCCCGTCCAGATGCCCGGAGCCGGGGTCTACGTCGGTGATCCGCACTTCGCGCAGGGGGACGGCGAGGTCGCCCTCACCGCGATGGAGGCCTCGCTCCGCCTGACCCTGCGTCTCGACCTCGTGCCGCGGGCTCTTGCGCTCGCCCGGTTCGGCGAGCTGGTCGGACCCCTGGCGGAGACGACCGAGTTCCTCGTCCCGACCGGCATGGACGCCGACCTCGACGACGCCGTCCGCCGGTGCGTCCGGGCCGCCATCACGCTGCTCCGGGCGCGGTGGGGTGTCGAGGAGCACCTGGCGTACGCGTACCTCAGTGCCGCGACCGACTTCCGGATCTCGCAGGTCGTCGATCTCGTGTGCGGTGTGCACGCGACCGTGCGCAAGAGCGACTTCCAGGCGGTGCCGACGTGCGACTGA